The following proteins are encoded in a genomic region of Mycobacteriales bacterium:
- a CDS encoding RDD family protein, whose product MSDVVTGEAVALDLRLAQLPSRLTAAVLDLAVMAAAYGVILVIMFQAGLSGADDALLGGVAVSLLVLVFLVYPVAMETLTRGRSLGKMALGLRVVRDDGGPITFRQALVRGLVGLALERPGIFLGTIGPAVGMVVAMFSSRGKRLGDMAAGTVVLQERVPTRPLWTPVMPPPLAAWAPTLDLAGFDDALALSVRQFLDRAGELVPMAREALAAELVDEVRSRTTPDPPPGTPGWAYLTAILAERRRREEDRALRAAGRPGLPPGWYPGWPMPSGGYAGGPGPYGAPGPGQAAPYGAGQPGPYVPPSLYDRQPPR is encoded by the coding sequence CCGCCGCGGTGCTGGACCTCGCGGTGATGGCCGCCGCGTACGGGGTGATCCTCGTGATCATGTTCCAGGCCGGCCTGTCCGGCGCCGACGACGCCCTGCTGGGCGGCGTCGCCGTCTCGCTGCTCGTGCTCGTCTTCCTCGTCTACCCGGTCGCGATGGAGACGCTCACCCGCGGCCGCTCGCTGGGCAAGATGGCGCTCGGGCTGCGGGTCGTGCGCGACGACGGCGGCCCGATCACGTTCCGGCAGGCGCTGGTCCGCGGTCTGGTCGGGCTGGCGCTGGAGCGGCCCGGGATCTTCCTCGGCACGATCGGACCGGCGGTCGGCATGGTCGTCGCGATGTTCTCCAGCCGCGGCAAGCGGCTCGGCGACATGGCCGCCGGAACCGTCGTGCTGCAGGAGCGGGTGCCGACGCGTCCACTGTGGACACCGGTGATGCCGCCGCCGCTGGCCGCGTGGGCCCCGACGCTGGACCTGGCCGGGTTCGACGACGCGCTGGCGCTGTCGGTGCGGCAGTTCCTGGACCGGGCCGGGGAGCTGGTGCCGATGGCGCGGGAGGCGCTGGCGGCCGAACTGGTCGACGAGGTGCGCTCGCGGACCACGCCCGACCCGCCGCCGGGCACGCCCGGCTGGGCCTACCTGACCGCGATCCTGGCCGAGCGGCGGCGCCGCGAGGAGGACCGGGCGCTGCGGGCGGCTGGCCGTCCGGGGCTGCCGCCGGGCTGGTATCCGGGCTGGCCGATGCCGAGCGGCGGGTACGCCGGCGGCCCCGGTCCGTACGGGGCGCCGGGTCCGGGGCAGGCGGCTCCGTACGGCGCCGGTCAACCCGGGCCGTACGTGCCGCCCTCCCTCTACGACAGGCAACCGCCGCGGTAG
- the ahcY gene encoding adenosylhomocysteinase — protein sequence MTDYPKHDVTDLSLAAQGKARIEWAERSMPVLRQIRARFEKERPFEGVTLAACMHVTTETANLMRALKAGGAELALCASNPLSTQDDTAAALVAEYGISVFARNAVNNRGYYEHINAALDSRPDFVFDDGCDLVNTVHTSRKELLETVKAGCEETTTGVIRLRAMAAGNALKFPMVAVNDTDTKHMFDNKYGTGQSTLDAIFRSTNTLLAGKTVVVAGYGYCGKGVSSRAKGMGANVIVTEIDPTKALDATMEGFRVMPMAEAARLGDVFITVTGNRDVLRSEHFEVMKDGAIFCNSGHFDIEIDVKWLEDNAASKNSKVRHQTDEYVMADGRRLLLLAEGRLVNLGAAEGHPAAVMDMSFSDQALTAEWLAANAASLAPGVLDVPEEIDKEVARLKLASMRISLDELTPAQAEYLISWETGS from the coding sequence ATGACCGACTACCCGAAACACGACGTCACTGACCTGTCGCTGGCGGCCCAGGGCAAGGCGCGCATCGAGTGGGCGGAGCGCTCGATGCCGGTGCTGCGCCAGATCCGTGCGCGGTTCGAGAAGGAGCGCCCGTTCGAGGGCGTCACGCTCGCCGCGTGCATGCACGTCACCACCGAGACCGCGAACCTCATGCGGGCCCTCAAGGCCGGTGGTGCCGAGCTGGCGCTCTGCGCGTCCAATCCACTGTCCACTCAGGACGACACCGCCGCCGCGCTGGTCGCCGAGTACGGCATCAGCGTCTTCGCCCGCAACGCCGTGAACAACAGGGGCTACTACGAGCACATCAACGCCGCGCTCGACAGCCGCCCCGACTTCGTCTTCGACGACGGCTGCGACCTGGTCAACACCGTCCACACCTCCCGCAAGGAGCTGCTGGAGACGGTGAAGGCCGGCTGCGAGGAGACCACCACCGGCGTGATCCGGCTGCGCGCGATGGCTGCCGGCAACGCGCTGAAGTTCCCGATGGTCGCGGTGAACGACACCGACACCAAGCACATGTTCGACAACAAGTACGGCACCGGACAGTCCACTTTGGACGCCATCTTCCGGTCCACGAACACGCTGCTGGCCGGCAAGACCGTCGTCGTCGCCGGGTACGGCTACTGCGGCAAGGGCGTGTCCAGCCGGGCCAAGGGCATGGGCGCGAACGTCATCGTCACCGAGATCGACCCGACCAAGGCGCTGGACGCGACCATGGAGGGCTTCCGCGTCATGCCGATGGCCGAGGCCGCCCGCCTCGGCGACGTGTTCATCACCGTGACCGGCAACCGCGACGTCCTGCGGTCCGAGCACTTCGAGGTGATGAAGGACGGCGCGATCTTCTGCAACTCCGGGCACTTCGACATCGAGATCGACGTCAAGTGGCTCGAGGACAACGCCGCCTCGAAGAACTCCAAGGTCCGCCACCAGACCGACGAGTACGTCATGGCCGACGGGCGGCGGCTGCTGCTGCTGGCCGAGGGCCGGCTGGTCAACCTCGGCGCCGCCGAGGGGCACCCGGCCGCGGTGATGGACATGTCCTTCTCCGACCAGGCCCTGACCGCGGAGTGGCTGGCCGCCAACGCCGCCTCCCTGGCCCCGGGCGTCCTGGACGTGCCGGAGGAGATCGACAAGGAGGTCGCCCGGCTGAAGCTGGCGTCGATGCGCATCAGCCTCGACGAGCTGACCCCCGCGCAGGCCGAGTACCTCATCTCCTGGGAGACCGGGAGCTGA
- a CDS encoding MerR family transcriptional regulator: MSVTLTPDQRGAPVLDSTMSRRFIGGVLSITAAAQQLRTTPRMLRYREALGLLPAHRSPGTHRRYDQEAMRAAAYAITLEQSYDVTPSALAFALRAITDPVVNADVRRLSELTGPGRSSLAALDFDQEKARRLLLSRNSILPRA; the protein is encoded by the coding sequence ATGTCTGTGACGCTAACTCCGGATCAGCGAGGTGCCCCCGTTCTTGACAGCACAATGTCAAGAAGGTTCATTGGAGGGGTGTTGAGCATCACCGCTGCGGCACAGCAGCTCCGGACGACACCCCGCATGCTGCGCTATCGGGAGGCGCTCGGGCTGCTCCCCGCGCACCGGTCCCCCGGCACCCACCGCCGGTACGACCAGGAGGCGATGCGGGCGGCGGCGTACGCGATCACGCTCGAGCAGTCGTACGACGTGACCCCGTCCGCGCTGGCCTTCGCGCTGCGGGCGATCACCGACCCGGTGGTCAACGCCGACGTGCGCCGGCTGTCCGAACTGACCGGTCCCGGCCGGTCGTCGCTGGCCGCGCTCGACTTCGACCAGGAGAAGGCGCGGCGACTGCTGCTGTCGCGGAATTCGATCTTGCCCCGGGCTTGA